The Oryza glaberrima chromosome 9, OglaRS2, whole genome shotgun sequence genome includes a window with the following:
- the LOC127784659 gene encoding serine/threonine-protein phosphatase PP-X isozyme 2: MGTSDLDRQIEQLKRCEPLTEAEVKALCLKAMEILVEESNVQRVDAPVTICGDIHGQFYDMKELFKVGGDCPKTNYLFLGDFVDRGFYSVETFLLLLALKVRYPDRITLIRGNHESRQITQVYGFYDECLRKYGSVNVWRYCTDIFDYLSLSALIENKIFSVHGGLSPNITTLDQIRVIDRKQEVPHDGAMCDLLWSDPEDAVDGWGLSPRGAGFLFGGNVVSSFNHTNNIDYICRAHQLVMEGFKWMFNNKIVTVWSAPNYCYRCGNVAAILELDENLNKQFRVFEAAPHESRGVPAKRPAPDYFL, translated from the exons ATGGGGACGTCGGATCTGGACCGGCAGATCGAGCAGCTGAAGCGGTGCGAGCCGCTGACGGAGGCGGAGGTCAAGGCGCTCTGCCTCAAGGCCATGGAGATCCTCGTCGAGGAGAGCAACGTCCAGCGCGTCGACGCCCCCGTCACG ATATGTGGAGATATTCATGGACAATTCTATGACATGAAAGAACTATTCAAAGTTGGGGGTGACTGCCCAAAGACAAACTACTTGTTCCTTGGGGATTTTGTTGATCGAGGATTTTATTCTGTTGAAACATTTTTGCTTCTGTTGGCCTTAAAG GTTAGATACCCAGATCGTATAACTTTAATACGAGGAAACCATGAGAGCAGACAGATTACACAA GTCTATGGTTTCTATGATGAGTGTCTTCGTAAATACGGCTCAGTGAATGTCTGGAGATATTGCACAGATATATTCGACTATTTAAG TTTGTCTGCACTCATTGAGAACAAAATATTTAGTGTCCATGGAGGCCTTTCTCCTAATATTACAACTCTTGATCAG ATAAGAGTAATAGATCGCAAGCAAGAAGTACCTCATGATGGGGCCATGTGTGACCTTCTTTGGTCTGATCCAGAGGATGCTGTAGATGGTTGGGGATTAAGTCCACGAGGTGCAGGATTCCTATTTGGTGGAAatgttgtttcttcttttaaCCACACAAACAACATAGACTATATTTGCCGTGCTCATCAACTAGTCATGGAAGGGTTTAAGTGGATGTTCAATAACAAGATTGTCACTGTATGGTCTGCTCCTAACTACTGCTACAG GTGTGGCAATGTTGCTGCAATCCTAGAGCTTGATGAGAATTTGAATAAGCAGTTCCGTGTATTTGAAGCTGCCCCACAT GAATCAAGAGGTGTTCCTGCAAAGAGGCCAGCGCCAGATTACTTTCTGTGA
- the LOC127785212 gene encoding uncharacterized protein LOC127785212, which produces MDTVGARLSRSSTRYGPVGNTASSFSGPVRKWRKAWVPIAAGGAGYAGMMGPMGVSRGNKVVLFRWAPVNGGSAGGGGGSGDGDESAAVAAAAAAATRRRFVPASGVAQNSTKKSGSTELNLNLGLEDPDDDSDADLSADEQRDSGSNQRSDNRLKRKAF; this is translated from the exons ATGGACACCGTGGGCGCCCGCCTGAGCCGCTCGTCGACGCGGTACGGCCCCGTCGGGAacaccgcctcctccttcaGCGGGCCCGTCAGGAAGTGGCGCAAGGCCTGGgtccccatcgccgccggcggggcgGGGTACGCCGGGATGATGGGCCCCATGGGTGTCTCCAGGGGGAACAAGGTGGTGCTGTTCAGGTGGGCCCCGGTGAACGGCGGCTCGGCcgggggtggcggtggcagcggcgacggcgacgagtcggcagcggtggcggcggcggcggcggcggccaccaggCGGCGCTTCGTTCCG GCTTCAGGCGTGGCACAAAATTCTACCAAGAAGAGCGGCAGCACCGAGCTGAATTTGAACCTTGGGTTGGAAGATCCAGATGACGACAGCGATGCTGATCTGAGCGCAGACGAGCAACGTGACAGTGGAAGTAACCAACGCTCAGACAACAGACTGAAGAGAAAAGCCTTTTAA
- the LOC127785210 gene encoding grpE protein homolog 2, mitochondrial-like — translation MVAASRLLARASRQCVAAVAASAARRRRCPAAALSLPVVTAAKAAAAEPWLGVPYMLNQPLRYSTTIFQRFGFSSTSPELSDKEENQRKDQENATNVSNEGTEDVDLSKEDLVQLVLEKDGLLKSKDEEINDMKDKVLRSYAEMENVIARTKRESENSKKYAVQNFSKSLLDVADNLTRASSVVKESFSKIDTSKDSTGAVPLLKTLLEGVDMTDKQLGEVFKKFGVEKFDPLNEKFDPSRHCAIFQIPDPSKPSGTVASVVKVGYMLHDRVLRPAEVGVTEGGPTTTEEAAENSEQKSSEV, via the exons atggtggcggcgtcgcgCCTCCTCGCGCGGGCGTCGAGGCAATGcgtcgccgcggtggcggcgtcggccgcgaggcggcggcggtgcccggcggcggcgctgtcgctGCCCGTGGTGaccgcggcgaaggcggcggctgcggagcCGTGGCTCGGG GTCCCATATATGTTGAATCAGCCCTTGAGATACTCAACTACCATTTTTCAACGTTTTGGATTTTCATCCACTTCCCCGGAACTAAGTGATAAGGAGGAAAACCAACGCAAGGACCAGGAGAATGCCACAAATGTGTCAAATGAAG GCACTGAAGACGTTGATTTGTCAAAGGAGGATCTGGTGCAGCTAGTTCTTGAGAAGGATGGATTGTTGAAGTCAAAAGATGAAGAAATCAATGATATGAAGGACAAGGTTTTGCGAAGTTATGCAGAAATGGAAAATGTCATAGCTAGGACAAAGCGTGAATCTGAGAACTCAAAAAAGTATGCTGTGCAG AATTTCTCCAAGAGCCTGTTAGATGTCGCTGACAATTTGACTAGAGCATCATCTGTTGTTAAGGAAAGCTTCTCAAAAATAGATACATCTAAAGATTCTACTGGAGCTGTTCCACTACTAAAAACACTGTTGGAGGGTGTGGACATGACAGATAAACAACTTGGTGAG GTTTTTAAGAAGTTTGGAGTTGAAAAGTTTGATCCTTTGAATGAGAAATTTGATCCTAGTAGACATTGTgcaatctttcaaattcctgaCCCCTCGAAACCTTCAGGAACTGTAGCTTCTGTTGTAAAG GTGGGCTACATGCTACATGACCGTGTTCTGCGCCCTGCAGAAGTCGGTGTTACAGAGGGAGGCCCCACGACCACGGAGGAGGCAGCAGAAAATTCTGAGCAGAAATCGAGTGAGGTTTAA